The window ttgctatcacgcaccggtacctccgttatcgtgcatatcactacctgtattTTAGGAAAAGTGGCGCGCATGTAATCgatgcctttcgccagtgtggttgctagtcctgctgtatcttcattcaagacatcgtttaaaccgcctgaaattatcacgaggtttcgtctatcagctgtagctttgagttttgcgctcgcttgcctcatgactgcttcgagcttgcgtcctgggaacgcccctactgtaaccctcttgtcacctcttaccctctcttggatggcttctgtgcatcgatttaaattcgagtccccggcgattatcacatgctgtgacttttcagctggagcgtcctgcatcTGGGGGCTACTTGcgcctgtgacgccggctgctttgtcccctcccagccccaccactacctcgctgaagctgggccttgcgacaattgaaccggctaaacctgttttttccaaacttgcttgctcttccttctccaccgttctggttgccggttccctactgttctctccataggccgcttctttgttcagcttcgctagtgctttctcggcggacttcagtctttctcccattgccctcgttttctcttgctctgtcgccaacgcagtctcgagcttggcgactctcatcagcagttcactctgggcagccatcattttcttcattttttcctcgacctcacattgtctacacttcgcgtcagcctcttctccatccgcttctacgcttcggtccactttcaaacctactccacatcctgaacactttacagtctttttaaccatatctgacaccaattgtccctatactcgataattgctaaactcgagccctgcactacgaaaaaaaagaaagtctatgctctactacaaaaatttccgtgttcaatgtacgcgcacctcccccatggggtggcaaaagaaaaaaaacaacaaaaaatataaacacacacacccgcactaataaatacctggagactggcccccgaaaaagccgtaccatgaaataagtgctacaaagatttcaaccactgccttataattataaagacaagctcaaaacatgcaaaaacacttatctgcgcagtcgatccggagcgctcaaaaaacacgtccatccaccatgaCAGCCCGAACCCGCGCCGTTGCATGCAGCGTCCCAAGTGGCATCGGCGCGCTTTGGGGACCGGTTTCggcagccgcttttcacacctcccaattctagccaccctagcgtCGCAATTAGACTAGGATTCTAGTCACCCTAATTGGacttttccttccttcctccgtTGGAGTGTACTaaaagtgttgagtggcgtgaccgcgcctcgctgCCTGATCCCTTCCGCCACGGAGCAAGAAGTATGCTTTCCGCGCTGCctgcagcggcggcgctgcagtcgaatagggaagactgcaggcatagatagaggatgagggggtgctgggggaactgcagaatgggtttcggaaacacaggaggttggaagacaatcttaaTCTGGaacactggacacactaggcgtggaatgtagtcactaatcttttaaaggatatctataaaggtaacaaggtagttataaagtggaaaaaacaggtatccaagtctgcagaggtaaaacgggggcttaggcaggggtgtcctctgtcacccttattattcaagatgtacctacaaggattagaggctaaattagagaaaagtggactgggcttcaatctctctttcgtcaaacaaggaaaactcatactgaacaggcactaccagcattgatatacgcagatgatatagtactaatggccgacaacaaggaagatttgcagagattggtggacatctgcggtaatgaaggaaataggttatatttcagattcagtaaggaaaaatcagcagtcatgatatttaatgacaatgaaggtagtgagcttagaatacaagaggtcacgctagagataacagataaatacaaatatctgggcttatggataagcaatggggtcgagtacctaagggaacacgaaacatacgtggcGACTAAAGGTACAACAGCCAGCCCCACacagtaatgaaaaacagggcactgtggaattacaataggtatgatgttgtgagagaaatatggaaaggggtcatggttcctggtctgacgttgggcaatgcagtcttgtgcatgagatccgaagttcaagcaagattagaaattaagcaacgtggaatagctaggcttgctttaggagctcacgggaatacaccaaatcagggagctagtacaaggtgatatgggatggacatcatttgagggcagggaagctagcagcaagataaaatttgagaagcgattgagagaaatgggggaggagcgttgggctaggaaagttttcagctacttgtacgtgaagaatgtcgatacaaaatggaggaagcgaaccaggaaattgacttgtaaatacttagaaaacagcaggtgaccaaaccaaaaagaactgtcggttaagaagaaagtgaaggaaacggagactgacatgtggagaatgggcatgattaagaagtacgcactagagatctatcgaacttttaagcaggaaattgccaaggaaaggatctatgataatactcggggtagttctctactgtttgaggccaggacgggagtactgcgaaccaagacatatcgggccaaatacgaaggggtaggcacagtatgcagtgcgtgtggagaggaagaagaaactaccgaacacttgataatgttctgtaaagggcttcactgtatagttcaggatgatggcgcagagtttttcaaagcactggggtttagggaccgggagggcaaaatagactttaagcgagtagacttaactagaaggaggttacctgattggtggctaaagtcaaggcacgagtgaaaattaaacccttcactgcaaagtgcgaatcctcaaactcactttttaaagaaaaaaaataaatctagtttttgttcattaagtattacggcttggtggcactagccagcacccgatctaaagggtacagccatagccattcatccatccatccatccattgggTAACGTTGCGGAGGTGACAAACGAGACAGCACGCGCCGCTCTCCACAAAAATTGCTCCCACGCTGTGTGGTGGTGACCTTTTTTCGGTAAAATCATTTTGGTCGAGCAAGTGTAGGGCATTACATGGCAACTAAGCTCTTTAAAATCTCATCTCTGAAAACCATTCTTGAAAAGGCCTTGATATGTttagtttaacatcccaaaaccaccatatgattatgagagacaccgtagtagagggctccggaaattttgaccacctggagttctttatcgATTATATTCAAAGATCAGACGTTTGAATCAATGTGCCCGCGCCTCGTATTTATAATTGACATGTCATAAAGCATTCATTAAACATGATTGTAGTACCATAATTCATTTTGCCAAGATAAACGTAAACCGAAGTGTTTGTCTCTCTGGGCACGAATAATTAAATGCAGATTTTACCTATTCATAAAAGCCTTTAGGATGAACATTGTCCTACACGCTACCTTATTTATTAACCACCTTAAACCACGAAGAAATGGACACTTTGTTCTTTCTTCTGCCATTGAGAACTTCCTATTAATCTATTTGAATATTGCAAGAAACGTCGCTACGATTGGCTGTCTTGCGCATTTTTTAAATAATTCTTATTACTGTATTGCATCTTCTACTTTGATGTCTGTGTGTATCAGTGTATAGTTTTGATCCTGATGATTTCTGACACTTCGTTATAATATTACATGTAATCATTTCTTACGATTAATTCCCAACTATAACGCTGTAGATATATATAATTTTAAACGATCAAAATCGTCACGTTAGATGCTTCGTCCAGTTAATTCACTTTCCCGAATAGTAGATCTCCCAGAATTTTGATCACTCTACTTATTGATTTTTGCTTTTAATGTTCGTGCCAAGTTATGATACATATGTATTCCCTTGATTTATATTTGTGGAGATTTCTTTTATAACTTTTGTATTTGTATTTGGTGCCAATTTATACTGATAAAGTTAATTTTTTTATTCTACGTGTATGAATGTCTGTCGTGTATGGCTGCTTTGCCAACTTGTGACTGGGTCAGTACTTTGTCCATCTCTCAAGATTTTAGTACCGTGCTCCTCGACctattgaaagaaaagaaatgaagtctCTGACCAAAACAACTATAACTAATTTAGGTGAATTAAACTAGCAAATTTTGCACAAGATGCCGGACGGAGAACACAGTGGCCTAATGTGCACCGGAGAGTTGCGTGTGATTGCTTATTCAACGAGGTACATGTTAAATCTATTTCTCATTGTTACAGAAAGCCGAAGAATTATTGATCACTCTACTTATTGATTTTTGCTTTTAATGTTCGTGCCAAGTTATGATACATATGTATTCCCTTGCTTTATATTTGTGGAGATTTCTTTTATAACTTTTGTATTTGTACTTGGTGCCAATTTATACTGATAAAGTTAATTTTTTTATTCTACGTGTATGAATGTCTGTCGTGTATGGCTGCTTTGCCAACTTGTGACTGGGTCAGTACTTTGTCCATCTCTCAAGCTTTTAGTACCGTGCTCCTCGACctattgaaagaaaagaaatgaagtctTTGACCAAAACAACTATAACTAATTTAGGTGAATTAAACTAGCAAATTTTGCACAAGATGCCGGACGGAGAACACAGTGGCCTAATGTGCACCGGAGAGTTACGTCAGTCGCGGGGTTTGTATGCATGCTCTCAAGCTACTGCCAGTTGCGCATGCGCCGAGAGATAGCGTGTGTACATATACTGTCCACAGTATCTGGAGGGTGTTATTCTGTTTTGTACTGCTTGTGTTGAGGCTGGCAGTGTGCGCCTCAGTAATAAAGATGTGATACCATGTGCCCGGTGTCGGGATATAacaactggcgacgaggatgggatccgcCGCAGGCTTCTAGGAATCCCACTCTAACCAGCTTGAACTGAGTATGGCGACCACTGTCGGTAAGTTACCCGAGTTCCAACAAGAGGACGGTAACTTCGAGGTATACCTGGAGCGGTTCGAAGTATTTGCCGCGGCCAATGACATCGCGGAAGACAAGAAGCTTGCAATCTTTCTCACGGCTATAGGTGAGAAGGCCTACGTCACGCTtcggagcttgctgctgcctaaaACACCAGCTAAGACGTCATTCACGGAAGTGTTTGACGTTCTGAAGAAGCATTACGCTCCCAAGCGCTCCGTGGTCACCGAAAGGTATCGTTTTCACCAGCGAAAGCAAGAGCCGCATGAGACTGTCGCAGACTTTAGAGTCGAATTGAAGAAACTCGCGGCAACATGCGAATTCGGTGCCTTTTTGACCGAAGCATTGCGTGACTGGCTCGTTGCTGGAATACGTACCGAGGGAGTACGGTGCAGGCTATTGGCAATGCCAGACGAGGAAGTAACGTGGGAACGTGCATGCAGCATAGCCATGGCCATGGAAGCGGCAACACAAGACACGAAAGAAATGCTGCAAACCAGTTCTAAAGGAGCAGCTGTAGAAACGAAGGACATCTACTGGCAACGGAAAATCTCACAACCGAGTAAAGCACCTTCGAGGGAAGCGCCGACGCAGTCCAGCTGGGACAAGGAAAATGGGGCAGCGAAAGAACAAACGAAAAGAATGTGTCATCGTTGCGGAGGACAGCATTCACCCGTGAGGTGCCGATTTCTGAACAGTACCTGTTATAGGTGTAC of the Rhipicephalus microplus isolate Deutch F79 unplaced genomic scaffold, USDA_Rmic scaffold_12, whole genome shotgun sequence genome contains:
- the LOC119168163 gene encoding uncharacterized protein LOC119168163, which encodes MATTVGKLPEFQQEDGNFEVYLERFEVFAAANDIAEDKKLAIFLTAIGEKAYVTLRSLLLPKTPAKTSFTEVFDVLKKHYAPKRSVVTERYRFHQRKQEPHETVADFRVELKKLAATCEFGAFLTEALRDWLVAGIRTEGVRCRLLAMPDEEVTWERACSIAMAMEAATQDTKEMLQTSSKGAAVETKDIYWQRKISQPSKAPSREAPTQSSWDKENGAAKEQTKRMCHRCGGQHSPLNPYPCPRGKYARIRGSVCI